In Acidobacteriota bacterium, the genomic stretch ACGTTGCTTGAAGTGTTAGGCCGGGCATTGTCCAAGCTTGCGAGGAGGATATTCCCTTGCCCGGCCTATCTTCAAGCAGAAAGTAAGGGCTCGCGTAGTGCCCCTGGAAGGCGCTAGTTGACCAAGCAACCATCCGGCGGGCAGATCGGCACCGGGTCGCCGCCAGCGTTGCCTGGTCGGTTTTGCGAAACTCCGGCAGTGGCGACCACTACTCCTAAAGTGAGAGTTGCAAGTAACAAGCGAAACTTCTTCATAATGTTTTCCTCCAAACAACAAGCAGGTAACCCGCACACATGCACTGGAGGTTACCTACTTGCCGACAATATCAACCCCGATGCGAGATTCCCAACAGGTTTTTCCTCCAGAGCTTCATGCAACGAGTCTGAAGAACATGGCCTCCCGGGCTCAGAGCTATAGCATTTTTCGTTGACAATTCCATTTCGGCAGATGACGCAGATGAACCCTCGAAAGGGTTGTGAAATCGAGCGATTAGCGCTCTACAAGGCTTTTAGAATCAAATTCTTGTAAATTGGTGGCCGCGGATGCGGCAGGCTTTCCACTGAGGTGAGAAATTTCTAATGGCCTGGAAGCCTGAGATCAGATTGCGAGTGCTGATGGTCAGAAAAACCGGTCCAAGCCAGCTCGGCTAATCGTATCAAGATGGTAATTTTGGGTCGATGGTCGACCCAATGCTCAATCCTCTCAGGAATTAAGTCCCCGGGTGGTATTCGCGCTCGGTATGACCGGCCAATTGTGAGCGGTAAAAGTAGACTTCGCGCAGGTTCCCGGTGCTGTAGCGCGTTGCCTCATCGTTGAAATGAGGCGACGAGGGATGGCCGCTCTCACCGCCGGCAGTGACCGCTTTGGCGCGTACGCGGTCTCCAAATTCCACAACTGCAACAAAGCTGTTGCCGCTGGTGCCGTACCACCTCTTTGTTCCCGGATAAGCGCGTGCTGCGAAGGACGCCAGCGATCCCCAGCGCGAAGAGGTGAAGCCGACGGGAATGCTAGGTTGCGAATCAGCGAAACGCTGAACAATGTCACCATTAAGCCGCTGGTATCGGTTGATCTCGCTCCAGGGAGTCTTCCAGCTTCCGAACTCAGTCGCGAGTCTGTCGGATGCCGCAGCGAATGATTCCAGGAGCTGCTGCGGCGCTGCGGCGCTGACCGTATCGGCAGTCAAGCCCGTCTTTCGCGCGTCAATGTCTAATCGTCTTTGGACATCCTCGCCCCAGAAGACAGCCAACGATGTAGCAACAGATGAGCTCGACCAGCGAAGGTCCCACTTGCGCAGAACTTCGATTTCATCTGCCAATCTGGCTTTCAAGGGATTGTCGTCAGCCGCATTCTCCCAAGCTTTAACCAAGGCTGGAATCGGCTTCTCAAACCAGGTCAGATAGCTGTCGTATGCCGCGGCTATGAGGGAATCGAGAGTGAAGTCCCTGGTTCCCTGTAACACCCGGATGGCGTGCAGTCCACGGGCTGATTCACCGCCGGTTTCCACGTATGCAGGATAGTCTTCTCGTTTTGGGCTGCTGGGGCCGGCAGCGGACCATGGCCAATTGTTGCAGTTATACAGCCAGCCGCTTTTTGGGTTCAGCAGATGCGGCGTTTCATCAAGGGAAAGAACTCCATGCCATTCGGTTGCAGGATTGCTTCCGTCCACCGGCTTGGTCCAGTCGAAGCCGGTATCCCGTTTTGGGATGAAGTTGCCGTGGAAATATGCGATGTCGCCAGCGGAATCGGCGAAGATGGTGTTGTTCGACGAGTTCGCCTGAAGTTCCATCGTCCTCCGAAAAGACTGATAGTCCTTCGTCTTTGTGCGGGTATAAGACTGGATCAGCTGCTTTACTGGTTCCTGCAGCAACCTGATACTGATCCACTTTCCACCGATCTCGCCGATGATTGGCCCGTGGTGAGTGCGATAAATGGTGAACTTCCTGGTGGCTAGACCGTGGTCGGTTTTATAGGGCACGGCGATTTCGGTTACCACGACAGGTCGCTCTTCATTCCCATATTTGTAGTAGAGCCGATCCCCCTTTTTTTCCACGGTCTCCAGGTACTCGTCGATGGCGTCAACGCCACTCGAAGTATGCATCCAGCCAGTGTGCTCGTTGAATCCCTGATAGATGAAGAATTGACCCCAGGTTGCGGCGCCGTAGGCATTCAGTCCTTCGTCGCTCACCATCTGCAGTTCGGACCGGAAAAAAAACGAGGTGTGCGGATTGATCAGCAGCAGAGCGTGATGGCTGAGAGTGTTCGAAGGCGCAATCGCCATTCCGTTTGATCCTGTCGGTTCCGCGGGTTCGGCGTTGTCGGGCAAGAATGCGTCACTCACTTGGGTCTTACCGTAGAACGCCTCAAGCTGCTTAAGGTTCACCCGCTCTATGTCGCCACCGATGCTTCCTTCGGTGAAGGTGAGCGCCATCCATGGCTCAAATCGCTCGATGACTCTCGGTTTAACTTCCGCATGCTTAAAGAGGTAGTAATTCAGTCCGTCGGCGAACGCTCCCATGAGGCTCTTCAGCCACTCGGGACTCGATGTGTATTGCGACTTCATCGCATCCGGATCGATAAAGAGCTTCATGCGCAGGTCCTGGTATATCTTTGACTCACCTTCTGCTTCCGCGAGCCGTCCTATGGCATTGATGTAGTTAGTCTCAACGCGATTGAAGTCGTCCTCGGCCTGCGCATACATCGCTCCAAACACGGTATCGGCATCGGTTTTTCCGAAGACGTGCGCGATTCCCCAATCGTCTCTCACGATGGTCACGTTGCGTGCCCGTCGTTCCCAGCGCGCAAGCTCATTTTTTTCCGGTGCTGCAGTGGCAAGACAGGATGATGCTATGAGGAGGACGAAGAGAATTTTCTTCATTAGGCTTGAGGCTCCACGAATCGACAAACGTCCATTCAATATCACAGTGAGGCGGGTAGACAAATCTCAGACGGATCTCTAGCTCAATATTCTGGCTAGAAATCCTTTCATGCCAATCGATGTGAGGAGCGCAAGGGAAACCGTCAGCGCTAAGAGACTGGCCCAAACTGGCATATGGGGCAGGGAAGGCGTCAATGCGGTTCGCAGGCCCTCGCTCATGTAGACGAGGGGATTGAGCAGAACCACGATTTGCAGCCAGCGTACGTGCGCAAGCAGCCCCCAGGGGTAATAGACGCAGCCTAGAAACGTTACGGGAACCACGATAATGCCGAAGATCAGTCCGATCTGCTGCGGTTTCACGGAGACGCCGATTGTCAGACCGACTGCGCCTGAGACGAGACTAGCCAGCAGCACGACTACTATTAAAGTTGCCCAGTTAGCAACGTGCACGTGAACTTGTTTGGCCGGAATGAAGTAGACCAGCGGAAAGATCACAATGGCGGCGAAAATGCTCTGGATCGCGCTGAACACGATTTTTTCAACCGCGACCATTTGGACGGGCAAAGGTGACATTACCCGGTCGTGAATTTCGCGCGTAGCTCCGATCTCAACCGATAACGGCAGCGCTGTGGCCATGATTCCCTGAAAGAAGATGCCGACCGCGATTAATCCAGGAAGGATTACTGTGCCAAAGCCAACTCCACCAGGGCTTTGGAATCCTTGTCCCATTTTGGGGAACAAATACGTGAAGACGAACACAAACATCAGCGGGTTCATCACTGTGCGAATCAGGAAGGCAATGAACTCTCGGCGGAGCACGCTCAGGTCGCGCAGCAACATACCCCAGAACGCCCGCCATCGCAGGGCAGAACTATTCACGCAGGTCCCTCCCCGTGAGCTTGATAAAGACCGTCTCCAATGAGGTTTCGTTTACCGAGATGTCGCGGAGATTATTTCCAGCAATCTCCACGATGCGGGGCAAAATTCCGTCACTGCCTGTGGTAAATACGCGAAGGCCTTCGGAGAAGCTTTCGACCGAGGCCACTTCCCGTAGTTGCTGCAAGCGAGCCGCGAGGGCAGAGCCATCGGCCTGACGCAGATGCAGCTCAAAAATTTTCTGCGCTCCAACGCCGCGCTTTAGTTCTTCGGGAGTATCGCAAACCAGGATCTTTCCATGATCGATGATAGCGACTCGGTCGCAGAGCTCATCGGCTTCTTCCATATAGTGCGTTGTAAGCAGGATGGTGATCCCTTGTTGCCGAAGCGTCCGAATGTTGTCCCACAGCGCGAGACGTGATTGCGGGTCGAGGCCGGCGCTGGGCTCATCAAGAAACAGGATTGTGGGATTGTGAGCGATGGCGCGGGCGATTTGCACGCGTTGCGCGAGGCCACCTGAGAGCTCCCGTACAAATGACTTGCCGCGTTCACTGAGCTTGAACATCTCCAGCAACTCGCTGGTGCGTTTGGACGCTTGCGAGCTGCCGAAGCCGAAATATCGGCAATGGAAGTAGATGTTCTCCCAGATTGTGCACTGCCGGTCGAGGGTGTTGTATTGCGGCACCACGCCCATGTAACGACGCGCTTCAGCGGGATGAGCTATGACGTCGATGGCGGCAACCTGAACCTTTCCTGAAGTAGGAAGCGAACGCGTGGTGCAGACGCTGATTGTGGTTGATTTACCGGCTCCGTTTGGTCCAAGCAGCCCGAAGAGTTCTCCGGTCGCGACGCTTAGATCGATGCTCTTAACAGCTTCGATCGGTACTTTGCCCGTATATGTCTTGTAAAGCTTTTCGATGCTGACGATGGGTGCAGTGGTCACGACGCTTTGCCAGACTCGCTCAATTGTAAAGCCTTCAATCGACGAGATGAGATAACAGATCGAGACGCGATTTCGAACTCTGCGACGAGAACCGACTAGAGCACAGCTTCCCTGGAGGAACTGCTCGGCAACTAGACGCTCTCGCCAGCAACCGCTGTCTGCACTTGCGGGGTCACAGCCGCGACGCGACGAAGACGGAAGTCTCCTCGTTCGAATACTGTTGTGAGTGCGGCTACAACGCGAGGATCAAATTTTGTATTCACCAGCGAGTTGATAATGCGCACGACGTATTCCGGGTCCATGGCGGCCTGGTAAGGACGATTGGTGGTCATTGCATCGAAGCAATCGGCAACCATGATGATGCGGGGCGTGAGCGGAATTTCGTCGCCCTTGAGACCATGAGGATAGCCTCGACCATCCAACGATTCGTGATGCAGTTCAATTCCGGGAATCATTTCCTTCAGCATCTCGACCGGCCGAAGGATCGCGGCGCCTTTCGTCGTGTGCGTCTTCATGATTTCGTATTCATCGGGGGTGAGGGCTCCGGGCTTCTTGAGGATTCGGTCCTCGATTCCTATCTTGCCGACATCGTGTAACTGAGCTGAGATGCGGATCTTTTCGATTTCCTCCTCGGGCAGCCCGAGTTCCTTTGCAATCAGCACTGAGTAGCGAGTCACGCGGTCGGAGTGACCGCGTGTGTACGGATCCTTTTCGTCAACCGCGCCCGCAAGCATCTGAATAGAACTCATAAAGAGCGTCCGATTTTGTTCGGCGGCGCGCTTCAGGTCAAGCACGAACCGTTCCAGATCAGAAGTCATGGTGTTGAACGTGTCGGCGAGCTCGCCGATTTCTGTGCGGCTCTTCAACTGGACACGTCGTGAGAAGTCTCCTCGGGCAATGGCGCGGCTGGATTCGGTGAGGGTCTGGAGAGGGATAGCGAGTTGCCGCGCAGCAAAGATTCCGAATCCAACACTTAGCAAAATTGCTAGTGATGCAAACAGTCTTGCCTGATGCTGCATCTCGAATACGCTTTGATATGCATCAGCCTGTGTCTTCTGAGCAATGACTGCCCACTGCAGCGACGGAACCGGGCTGAATGTCCCAAGCATGTCGACAATGTGTTTGCCCCGCATCATTGCGAATTCGCTAGTGGCAACCAGTCGCGCGTGCGCGCCCTGATCAACGAAAGTTCTCACCAGCAGATTGGTGGTCATTTCCTGGCCGGTTGCATAGTGGCTGTCGGCGCCTGCAACCAGTCGTCCCTGGTGGTCAACTACGAATGTTTCCAGCCCTCCCTTACTGGCATCCCTGAGGCTATTGATCAGATATTGCAGATCAACCACTACTCCGATCATTCCCAGGAAATGGTCGTTGCTGACGACGGGCGAGCTGACCAGCATTGTTGTGCGTTGATCCTTGCCGGATCCCACTGTGAGCGCTTGCCCGTTGTAGACGCGGCCCTCTCGAGCTGCCATGAAGGCATGCTCGAGTTCGCGCTGCACAAATGCGTCGGGAGCGATGCGTCCTGCCGAAACACCTTTCCCTTCATCGTTTAGAAGCGTGGCGTAATCGAGGATATCGGACGAAGAGGTAAATCTTTCGACAAGCGCTCGCAGTTCAGGAGTGTTGACATGGTCCGCAGTAAGATTCCCGCCGCTGGTGACCAACACAGCCGCAGAGAGATTTCCGAGAGAGCTCTGCAGCGTGACTTGACGATGTTCCACATCGTCGCTGAGTGACTTTGTAACCGTATTCTGCAGTAGCTGCTCGTTGATCTTGAGTCGTTCACGATTGATCGCGACAACTTGAGTGCCATAAAAGTACAGCGGCACGACGCCTACGAGGATCAGGACACCAGAAATCAGGTAGAGCAGCGGTATACGGTTGGGTAGGCGCATGGACTTTCGGAAATTGGACGGAATTCTACCTTGATTATCTAGAAACTCCGGATGTCTAACTACGTTCTCAGGCGTTTTACTGATTACTTCGGGCCAAGGTAGATGTGAGGTGTCATTCTTCTTTGCCGGGCCGACTCATGAGTTCCCGGATTGCGTCTTTCGGCGATTTCTCTTCGTGCAGCAGGGCATGTATCTGCTCGGTGATAGGCATCTCGATGCCGTAGCGGGACGCCAATCCGAGTGCAGCATCGGTAGTAAGCACTCCTTCCGCGACCATTCCGTGCATGCCGGCCATGATGTCCCGCAGCTTGCGGCCGCGTCCCAACTCAACGCCGACAGTACGATTGCGCGACAGTCCTCCGGTGCAGGTCAATACAAGATCTCCCATGCCGGCGAGTCCGGAGAGGGTTTCCCGGCGAGCGCCGCAGGCTACAGCGAGGCGCGTGATCTCTGC encodes the following:
- a CDS encoding acylase; translation: MKKILFVLLIASSCLATAAPEKNELARWERRARNVTIVRDDWGIAHVFGKTDADTVFGAMYAQAEDDFNRVETNYINAIGRLAEAEGESKIYQDLRMKLFIDPDAMKSQYTSSPEWLKSLMGAFADGLNYYLFKHAEVKPRVIERFEPWMALTFTEGSIGGDIERVNLKQLEAFYGKTQVSDAFLPDNAEPAEPTGSNGMAIAPSNTLSHHALLLINPHTSFFFRSELQMVSDEGLNAYGAATWGQFFIYQGFNEHTGWMHTSSGVDAIDEYLETVEKKGDRLYYKYGNEERPVVVTEIAVPYKTDHGLATRKFTIYRTHHGPIIGEIGGKWISIRLLQEPVKQLIQSYTRTKTKDYQSFRRTMELQANSSNNTIFADSAGDIAYFHGNFIPKRDTGFDWTKPVDGSNPATEWHGVLSLDETPHLLNPKSGWLYNCNNWPWSAAGPSSPKREDYPAYVETGGESARGLHAIRVLQGTRDFTLDSLIAAAYDSYLTWFEKPIPALVKAWENAADDNPLKARLADEIEVLRKWDLRWSSSSVATSLAVFWGEDVQRRLDIDARKTGLTADTVSAAAPQQLLESFAAASDRLATEFGSWKTPWSEINRYQRLNGDIVQRFADSQPSIPVGFTSSRWGSLASFAARAYPGTKRWYGTSGNSFVAVVEFGDRVRAKAVTAGGESGHPSSPHFNDEATRYSTGNLREVYFYRSQLAGHTEREYHPGT
- a CDS encoding ABC transporter permease, which gives rise to MLLRDLSVLRREFIAFLIRTVMNPLMFVFVFTYLFPKMGQGFQSPGGVGFGTVILPGLIAVGIFFQGIMATALPLSVEIGATREIHDRVMSPLPVQMVAVEKIVFSAIQSIFAAIVIFPLVYFIPAKQVHVHVANWATLIVVVLLASLVSGAVGLTIGVSVKPQQIGLIFGIIVVPVTFLGCVYYPWGLLAHVRWLQIVVLLNPLVYMSEGLRTALTPSLPHMPVWASLLALTVSLALLTSIGMKGFLARILS
- a CDS encoding daunorubicin ABC transporter ATP-binding protein codes for the protein MTTAPIVSIEKLYKTYTGKVPIEAVKSIDLSVATGELFGLLGPNGAGKSTTISVCTTRSLPTSGKVQVAAIDVIAHPAEARRYMGVVPQYNTLDRQCTIWENIYFHCRYFGFGSSQASKRTSELLEMFKLSERGKSFVRELSGGLAQRVQIARAIAHNPTILFLDEPSAGLDPQSRLALWDNIRTLRQQGITILLTTHYMEEADELCDRVAIIDHGKILVCDTPEELKRGVGAQKIFELHLRQADGSALAARLQQLREVASVESFSEGLRVFTTGSDGILPRIVEIAGNNLRDISVNETSLETVFIKLTGRDLRE